The Mycolicibacterium brumae DNA window ACCACATATCACGTCGACTGGCCAGAGCGAGTGCCAGACCTTGGGCCGATCGCGGCCGCTGCACTCGCCGCGAGCGCAGCGTTCATGCGCGGCGGTGCCGTAGGTGCGCCGCTACTGCGCATCGAGGCAGCTGAAGTCGAATCTTCCGGTTTGAAGGGTGTGCAGGACTTCGTCGATGACGTAGGGCATTGGCCAACGCTGTTCGATGACGATGCCCTGACCGCGGCATTGTTCGGGCTCGGGGCGTTCATCGAGAAAGCCGGTACCGGCGGCGGGCTCTTTCGTACGCTGCAGGCAGACGGTTGCCAGAACATCGCCGATCTCCTAGATGACGCCGCCACTGCCGAAGCGGCTGCCGCGGCCCGACATGCTTCCAAAGCGTGGTCTACGCTTGCGGCCGCAGCCACGGATGCCGGCACATCGCTACGGAGTCGTAGTCTAGCTGCGGCCAAAGTCGCCGCGACGATCCCGGACGCCGAAACGCGCCTCGTCGAAGCCCTCGAAACGGCCAGTCGATCCGTTGGCACTGTCGATACCGGCATCGAAGCTCATCTGAAAGGCTATCTGTGAGTGGCACTTCAAATCAATCGAGTTTCCTGAAGACTACTGGTTTCTCGATTGGCAGCATGACGATGTTCAGCGCTTCGCCCAGAACGCGGTCGGTGACGTTCGTGACCCTTGTGCAGAAGGCGAGGTTGACCGTCACCGCTGTGGGGGACAGGATTTGGTATGACCCCTATAGCACCGACGACGACCCCGAGCATTATCGGGCGAGCTATGCGGCGACAGCGTCGAGGGCGTATTGCGGGGCAGGACCAAATGGCTGATAGTGACGGAACTGGAAGGTGTACCGCAGCGATGATCTCGGCGGGCTAACGAGTCCTTTACATACTGTCTTCGGGCGATCAGCCCAGCCGACGTCGGCGCAGTTCTTCAGTCGCATGGTGGTCCATGCACTGCGTGGTCCTATTTAGGAGGATTTCGTCATCGACGAGCAAGCGGAAGAAGATTCGGCCATCGCGTGGTGGCATAACTTTCAGAATCGTGTTATCGCCGCCGACGGCGACTACCTCGATGCGCACCATCCGTGGTGCCTTGGTTGCGGCACAGACAATCCGCACGGTCATCGCCTGCGAGCGCGTCGGCGTGGCGACGGGGTGGGCGCCAGGCATATCTTCGACGGCCGACATCGCGGCGCACCCGGGATCGCACATGGCGGCGCAGTCATGACGGTTCTTGACGACACGGTGGGCATGCTGCTCTACGTCGTCGGTGAGATGGCCGTCACCCGTAAGCTCGACACCGAGTTCTTCGCGCCGGTATTGCTGGGGGTTCCCTACGAGGTCAGCGCGGAGCTCGTGTCCAGAACCGGCCGGAAACTCGAAGTGCGGACAGAATTGCGCGAGGAAGCCACCGGCCAGCTGGTCGCGTCCGCGTCCGGGTTATTCGTCGTCGTCACGCTGGATCACTTCACTAGCTCCATACAGAAGGCGTCGTCAATACGCTGCACTGCGCGACCACCCTGGGAAGGATGACTCAACCCGTAAATCTGCTCATTTTTCAACCGGCGCAGGCTGCTCAGGATTGAACCGGGGCCGACAGGGGGTTTGCTAAGCAAACGCGTACTCGACCACATCGTGGTGTACCAGCCTTCGGTAGCGTGACGCCGCAGCGTGTCGGCGAAAATACCGCCGGTCTCATCTGTTGTGGCCCGCCGGGGAGTTGATATCGACCTGGATGTGCGAAGCGGCCGGGTCAGGTTTCTGGCCGAGGGTATACAGGCCAAGACTGCCGAGAAAACCCGCACAATGCTCGATAAGCACTTCGGTCGATAGGTTTAGTTGTCCGTCTATCCAGCGACGGAGAATCTCGAACAGGCCCCCGACACCGTAGGTAGCGGCGAGATCTGGAGAAATTGTCAAGACCTGTGGATCGGGGTGTTTCAGGCGACCTCCGTTCCGGTGCGCTCGTGACCGTTTGAAGGCGGTTGCGGTGGTGTGATGTCGGTGGGCCGTTCGAGCAGTTTGCCTTTGTGGAAGACCGCGCCGGCGCGGACCAGGGCGACCAGGTGCGGGGCGTTGACGGCCCGCCAGCGGGCTTGTGCGGCGTCGATCAGCTTGTAGGCCATGGCAATCCCGGCCGCGCGTGAT harbors:
- a CDS encoding PaaI family thioesterase; its protein translation is MGARHIFDGRHRGAPGIAHGGAVMTVLDDTVGMLLYVVGEMAVTRKLDTEFFAPVLLGVPYEVSAELVSRTGRKLEVRTELREEATGQLVASASGLFVVVTLDHFTSSIQKASSIRCTARPPWEG
- a CDS encoding BtrH N-terminal domain-containing protein — its product is MTRIQVPYPHRRGGHCGSGALRDLTEWAQLGWGTEALSEGLVFTLGGVLDFSYVRSTQLFPQVYLVGRGSDLEQDYLSRVGAKFVVRSTDDPDVGWAFVTDEIDKGRPVMVWADIGELPYLRVRLHMSRHDIVITGYDDEQRVAYVVDNDRETTQTVAYDDLRRARSSVGFPTPTRHTTYHVDWPERVPDLGPIAAAALAASAAFMRGGAVGAPLLRIEAAEVESSGLKGVQDFVDDVGHWPTLFDDDALTAALFGLGAFIEKAGTGGGLFRTLQADGCQNIADLLDDAATAEAAAAARHASKAWSTLAAAATDAGTSLRSRSLAAAKVAATIPDAETRLVEALETASRSVGTVDTGIEAHLKGYL